Proteins from a genomic interval of Diospyros lotus cultivar Yz01 chromosome 6, ASM1463336v1, whole genome shotgun sequence:
- the LOC127804497 gene encoding uncharacterized protein LOC127804497 — MVTYMQGTWSRGQSITQAPDAVDRFQRLSPPIFRGRASVDPSESEYWIEQLEKIFDFIGCEEGEKVVCATFMLRDEADHWWRMMQRTLPGPTRQGMPVVTWTQFKELFYTKYFPLCKKLEKSREFMNLKQTGDMSVAQYEDSFSRLIKYMFVYNLDEEAKSQKFLDELRLEIQLALCSLGDRTYAEVVMQALTVESNLVGMNALKAEVQEPEDKNVGMKHHLGV, encoded by the coding sequence ATGGTCACATATATGCAAGGAACTTGGTCAAGGGGTCAAAGTATTACTCAGGCGCCAGATGCCGTCGACCGGTTCCAACGATTAAGTCCCCCTATTTTTCGAGGAAGGGCAAGCGTTGACCCGAGCGAAAGTGAGTATTGGATAGAGCAACTCGAGAAGATTTTTGACTTTATTGGATGTGAGGAAGGGGAGAAAGTAGTTTGTGCCACTTTCATGCTTCGAGATGAGGCGGACCATTGGTGGCGAATGATGCAAAGGACTTTGCCTGGCCCTACAAGACAAGGTATGCCAGTTGTCACATGGACTCAGTTTAAGGAATTATTTTACACTAAGTATTTTCCTTTATGCAAAAAGTTGGAAAAGAGCCgagaatttatgaatttgaaaCAGACTGGAGATATGTCAGTCGCACAGTATGAAGATAGTTTTTCTCgattaattaaatacatgttTGTTTATAATTTGGATGAAGAGGCAAAATCTCAGAAATTTCTTGATGAGTTAAGACTTGAGATACAACTGGCATTATGTTCCTTAGGGGACCGTACTTACGCAGAGGTTGTTATGCAAGCTTTAACGGTTGAAAGTAACCTTGTTGGAATGAATGCTTTAAAGGCAGAAGTGCAGGAACCCGAGGACAAGAACGTGGGAATGAAGCATCACTTAGGAGTCTGA